One Roseimaritima multifibrata DNA window includes the following coding sequences:
- the sdhA gene encoding succinate dehydrogenase flavoprotein subunit, which translates to MSAHRVVVVGGGLAGLSATMKLAELGVAVDLISLTPVKRSHSVCAQGGINACNDQTRQLGDTEWKHLDDTVYGGDFLNHQPPVKEMAYWAPKVIELMDRLGVPFNRTGEGFIDRRRFGGTLYKRTAFSGATTGQQLLYALDEQVRRREAEGLVRKFEFWDFLAPIQDESGRCRGVVAQDLNSMEIRSFPADAAIVASGGCGLIYGRSTMSVFCNGSAASRCFQAGANYANAEFIQVHPTAIPGSDKLRLMSESARGEGGRVWVPRKPQDSRDPMQIPAADRYYFLEEHFPEYGNLVPRDIATREIFDVCVNEGLSVEADRMCVYLDLTHIERKELDRKLGGILEIYEKFQGVNPRDTPMKIFPAVHYSMGGLWADYVRSADGGLEPGAPRNQMTTINGLYAMGECDYHYHGANRLGANSLLSCIFTGLFASPSVIAHAENAGGSYKDIPQSVLDGAVAKETERHQSLLKGDGDENPYLIHQELGDVMTRAATVVRRNDQLQDAIGKVDDLHKRAKRVHLSDDGSWTNQNVVFAKALQDMFPLAKCVLEGALRRDECRGAHFKPDFQKPSLTSEEPAERRRQAEEWCDAFEENNRKYLKTTVASWNASTDKPDLTYEDVDTSLVPPRPRLYGLVGAEEIEKVWQERAAKKAESSSNPPVNAG; encoded by the coding sequence ATGAGTGCTCATCGAGTTGTAGTTGTTGGCGGCGGCTTGGCAGGTTTGTCGGCCACGATGAAACTGGCCGAACTAGGTGTTGCGGTCGACCTGATCAGTTTGACCCCGGTAAAACGCTCTCACAGCGTCTGTGCTCAAGGTGGGATTAACGCCTGCAATGACCAGACTCGGCAGTTGGGTGACACCGAGTGGAAGCATTTGGATGACACGGTTTACGGGGGCGACTTCCTGAATCATCAGCCTCCGGTCAAGGAAATGGCCTATTGGGCCCCCAAGGTCATCGAACTGATGGACCGCTTGGGAGTCCCTTTCAACCGGACCGGAGAAGGGTTCATCGATCGCCGGCGATTTGGCGGAACCCTTTATAAGCGAACCGCATTCTCGGGGGCCACGACCGGTCAACAGTTGCTGTACGCTCTGGACGAGCAGGTCCGTCGCCGCGAAGCCGAAGGCTTGGTCCGGAAATTTGAATTCTGGGACTTTTTGGCTCCCATTCAAGACGAATCCGGACGCTGCCGCGGTGTGGTCGCGCAAGATTTGAACAGCATGGAAATCCGGTCTTTCCCAGCCGATGCGGCGATCGTCGCATCGGGTGGTTGTGGCCTGATTTACGGTCGCAGCACGATGAGTGTCTTCTGTAACGGAAGTGCCGCAAGTCGCTGTTTCCAGGCAGGTGCCAACTATGCCAACGCCGAATTCATCCAAGTTCACCCAACGGCGATTCCCGGATCGGACAAACTTCGCTTGATGAGCGAATCGGCTCGCGGCGAGGGAGGCCGCGTCTGGGTTCCTCGCAAGCCACAGGACAGTCGCGATCCGATGCAAATTCCGGCTGCCGACCGGTATTATTTCCTCGAAGAACATTTTCCGGAATACGGGAACCTTGTCCCTCGCGACATCGCGACTCGCGAAATTTTTGACGTCTGTGTCAATGAAGGGTTGAGCGTCGAAGCCGATCGAATGTGTGTTTACCTCGATTTGACTCACATTGAACGCAAGGAACTGGACCGCAAACTTGGCGGGATCTTGGAAATTTATGAAAAATTCCAAGGCGTTAATCCTCGTGATACCCCGATGAAAATTTTCCCGGCCGTTCATTACAGCATGGGCGGGCTTTGGGCGGACTATGTTCGTTCCGCCGATGGTGGCCTGGAACCGGGCGCGCCGCGTAACCAGATGACCACGATCAATGGTTTGTATGCCATGGGTGAGTGCGATTATCACTACCATGGTGCCAACCGTCTGGGAGCGAACTCGCTTCTTTCCTGCATCTTTACCGGATTGTTTGCCAGCCCCTCGGTAATTGCACACGCTGAAAATGCAGGCGGGTCTTATAAAGACATTCCACAGTCGGTCTTGGATGGTGCGGTTGCCAAAGAAACCGAACGGCATCAGAGCTTGCTGAAAGGCGACGGAGATGAAAACCCCTACCTGATTCATCAGGAATTAGGGGATGTGATGACCCGTGCAGCAACGGTTGTCCGTCGCAATGACCAGTTGCAAGATGCGATCGGCAAGGTCGATGACCTGCATAAGCGAGCTAAACGGGTTCACTTGTCCGATGACGGTTCATGGACCAATCAAAACGTTGTGTTTGCAAAAGCACTGCAGGATATGTTCCCGCTGGCTAAGTGCGTGCTCGAAGGGGCGCTTCGCCGCGATGAATGTCGTGGGGCTCACTTCAAACCGGACTTCCAGAAGCCAAGTTTGACTTCCGAAGAACCAGCCGAACGACGTCGTCAAGCCGAAGAATGGTGCGACGCTTTTGAAGAAAATAATCGTAAATATCTAAAAACGACCGTCGCCAGCTGGAACGCCTCGACCGATAAACCCGATTTGACGTATGAAGATGTTGATACGTCACTGGTTCCGCCTCGGCCGCGCCTGTATGGCTTGGTCGGAGCTGAAGAAATCGAAAAAGTATGGCAGGAACGTGCCGCCAAGAAAGCGGAATCCTCTTCCAATCCCCCCGTCAACGCGGGCTAA
- a CDS encoding succinate dehydrogenase cytochrome b558 subunit, whose protein sequence is MTEPTNQDSFYWRHEFAIRRLHSLTGIVPLGAYMVVHLATNASVLNGAETFQRAVYGIHSLGKLLPVVEWGFIFAPLLFHGFMGVWIAKNGRSNVSNYPYTNNRRYVWQRVTGVIALIFLLTHVFHLHGWTHFQFWLDQVAHPLGMAQFRPYNAASSLARAMDNWFWPTFYLLGVLSCVFHLANGLWSSGITWGLWISAEAQRRATKVCAVFGLILTVVGVSAWWGAISLDPEKAEKIENRMYPAAVEAGLVPFSVEKRTQPDPAADAIKKFDGIESEDAAEETETADDAAETEKSAE, encoded by the coding sequence GTGACCGAACCTACAAATCAAGATAGCTTTTACTGGCGGCATGAATTTGCCATCCGTCGTTTGCACTCGTTGACAGGAATTGTTCCTTTGGGGGCCTATATGGTCGTCCATTTGGCTACCAATGCCAGCGTTTTGAATGGTGCGGAGACATTTCAGCGAGCCGTTTATGGAATCCACTCGCTTGGCAAGTTGTTGCCAGTCGTCGAGTGGGGATTCATCTTTGCCCCCCTGCTTTTTCACGGGTTTATGGGCGTCTGGATCGCCAAAAACGGGCGGAGCAACGTCAGTAATTACCCGTACACGAACAACCGACGGTATGTTTGGCAGCGAGTCACCGGGGTGATCGCGTTGATCTTCCTGCTGACGCACGTTTTCCATCTGCACGGCTGGACCCATTTCCAATTTTGGCTGGACCAAGTGGCCCATCCGCTGGGGATGGCTCAGTTTCGGCCCTATAACGCCGCCTCCTCGCTAGCAAGAGCGATGGATAACTGGTTCTGGCCCACGTTTTACCTGCTGGGGGTCCTCTCCTGCGTTTTCCACTTGGCCAACGGTTTGTGGTCTTCTGGGATCACCTGGGGACTATGGATTTCGGCGGAAGCTCAACGCCGGGCCACCAAGGTTTGTGCCGTTTTTGGCCTGATTTTGACAGTTGTTGGTGTCAGTGCTTGGTGGGGGGCGATCTCGCTCGATCCTGAGAAGGCTGAAAAGATCGAAAACCGTATGTATCCCGCAGCGGTAGAAGCCGGTTTGGTTCCTTTCTCTGTCGAAAAACGGACTCAGCCCGATCCGGCTGCCGATGCCATCAAAAAATTCGATGGTATCGAATCAGAGGATGCTGCTGAAGAAACCGAAACGGCAGATGACGCCGCTGAGACGGAAAAATCGGCCGAGTAA
- the sdhB gene encoding succinate dehydrogenase iron-sulfur subunit: protein MNDSNKNAPSGAKAQLLKVRVRRQDGPGKEPYWQLFHVPREPEMNVISILQRIAAMAETVDGKKVSPVAWECGCLEEVCGSCTMVINGRTRQSCSALVVNLLKEQPDEIVLEPMSKFPVVRDLLVDRSRVFQALERVKAWVPVDGYYDMGPGERQTMAQQEQNYPLSQCMSCGCCLEACPQYGKIELEQKSGESDEDFAARKHEANDKGFIGAHAISQAVLFNNNPVGKVLANERVDALTKAGGVQVCGNAQNCVAVCPKEIPLTQSIARAGRAATVRTVKKFFDR from the coding sequence ATGAACGACTCAAATAAAAACGCCCCGAGCGGTGCCAAGGCCCAGTTGCTTAAGGTCCGAGTCCGCCGGCAAGACGGACCTGGAAAAGAACCTTATTGGCAATTGTTTCATGTTCCACGCGAACCTGAAATGAACGTCATTAGCATTCTCCAGCGGATCGCTGCCATGGCCGAAACGGTCGATGGTAAGAAGGTTTCGCCGGTTGCTTGGGAATGTGGCTGCCTGGAAGAAGTTTGCGGCTCTTGCACGATGGTGATCAACGGACGGACGCGGCAAAGCTGCAGTGCGTTGGTTGTGAACCTACTGAAAGAGCAGCCCGACGAGATCGTCTTGGAACCGATGAGCAAGTTCCCGGTCGTTCGAGACCTTCTGGTGGACCGTTCTCGCGTCTTTCAGGCGTTGGAACGCGTTAAGGCATGGGTCCCCGTCGACGGATATTACGATATGGGCCCTGGCGAACGCCAAACAATGGCTCAGCAAGAACAGAATTATCCGCTTAGCCAATGCATGAGTTGTGGCTGTTGCCTGGAAGCTTGCCCTCAGTACGGGAAGATCGAACTGGAGCAAAAGTCGGGTGAATCGGATGAAGATTTTGCCGCTCGCAAGCATGAAGCCAACGACAAGGGATTCATCGGAGCCCACGCGATTTCGCAGGCCGTATTGTTTAACAACAATCCGGTTGGAAAAGTCCTTGCGAACGAACGGGTCGACGCGTTGACCAAAGCAGGGGGCGTTCAGGTTTGTGGCAATGCCCAAAACTGTGTCGCTGTCTGTCCGAAAGAGATTCCGTTGACCCAGTCGATCGCTCGCGCTGGACGTGCAGCAACCGTCCGAACCGTCAAGAAATTCTTCGACCGCTAG
- the odhB gene encoding 2-oxoglutarate dehydrogenase complex dihydrolipoyllysine-residue succinyltransferase, whose protein sequence is MFNVIEVKIPTVGESISEVQVGQWLKQEGEWVNKDEDLVEIETEKASVQILAPVSGYLRNVLKQEEEFATVGDVIASIEPADAPNDAAPGTAAPADSAPATPAASGSASAPAPAASSAPGDGDKIMPAAQRMLDDFGLKASQVQATGPGGRLLKEDVQAFLRSGQGKPAAPPAAPAAVPAAPRQPVRDASLVTTGGHNRGEEIKPMSMIRRTIASRLVEAQQTAALLTTFNEINMRPVMELRKKYRDAFVDKHGVKLGFMSFFAKAAVEGLRRFPAVNAEVRGNNVVMRHYYDIGIAIGGGKGLVVPVLRNVEEMSFARIENSIAEFAERAGANQLQPADLDGGTFTISNGGIYGSLLSTPIVNPPQSGILGLHSIQERPVAERGEVVIRPMMYVALTYDHRVVDGREAVSFLKTIKDVMEDPARLFLEV, encoded by the coding sequence GTGTTTAACGTGATTGAAGTCAAAATCCCGACCGTCGGTGAATCGATCAGCGAAGTCCAAGTGGGCCAATGGCTGAAACAGGAAGGGGAATGGGTCAACAAAGACGAAGACCTAGTCGAAATCGAAACCGAAAAAGCCTCTGTCCAGATTTTGGCGCCGGTTTCCGGATACCTTCGAAACGTCCTTAAGCAAGAAGAAGAGTTCGCGACTGTCGGCGATGTCATCGCATCGATCGAACCTGCCGACGCTCCGAACGACGCAGCCCCCGGCACCGCAGCCCCGGCCGATTCCGCTCCAGCAACCCCAGCGGCAAGCGGCTCCGCTTCGGCTCCCGCCCCTGCAGCCAGCTCCGCTCCCGGCGACGGCGACAAAATCATGCCGGCCGCACAGCGGATGCTAGACGATTTTGGCCTGAAGGCCTCCCAAGTCCAAGCGACCGGCCCCGGCGGACGCCTTCTGAAAGAAGACGTGCAGGCATTTCTGAGAAGCGGCCAAGGAAAACCTGCCGCTCCCCCCGCAGCTCCGGCCGCCGTTCCTGCGGCCCCTCGCCAACCCGTACGTGACGCCTCTTTGGTGACCACTGGCGGGCACAACCGAGGCGAAGAAATCAAGCCGATGTCGATGATTCGGCGCACCATCGCAAGCCGTTTGGTCGAAGCTCAACAGACCGCCGCCCTGCTGACAACTTTCAACGAAATCAACATGCGTCCGGTCATGGAACTTCGCAAGAAGTACCGCGACGCCTTTGTTGACAAGCATGGCGTCAAACTAGGATTCATGTCCTTCTTTGCGAAAGCGGCCGTTGAAGGACTGCGTCGCTTCCCTGCCGTCAACGCAGAAGTTCGCGGCAACAACGTCGTAATGCGTCACTACTACGATATTGGGATCGCGATCGGCGGCGGAAAAGGTTTGGTCGTTCCTGTCCTTCGCAATGTTGAAGAGATGAGCTTCGCTCGAATCGAAAACAGCATCGCCGAATTTGCAGAACGAGCAGGCGCCAACCAACTGCAACCAGCCGACCTGGATGGCGGAACCTTCACGATCAGCAACGGCGGGATCTACGGATCGCTGCTATCGACGCCAATCGTCAATCCGCCACAAAGTGGCATCCTGGGACTCCACTCCATCCAGGAACGACCGGTTGCCGAACGTGGCGAAGTCGTGATCCGGCCAATGATGTATGTCGCCCTGACCTACGATCATCGAGTCGTTGACGGACGCGAAGCGGTCTCCTTCTTGAAAACCATCAAAGATGTGATGGAAGATCCAGCAAGACTTTTCCTAGAAGTCTAG
- a CDS encoding response regulator: protein MTPRLLISDDDQALRQSLAEAMERIGFEVILAADGQEAFEVLAVTPVHLALVDVHMPRLSGLQLIERLRESQLQLPCILMSAALDESIRHEAAAMRVFRIIGKPFRLAEIAKTVQLGLAEHYGWAG, encoded by the coding sequence GTGACACCTCGACTTTTAATATCCGACGACGACCAAGCGCTTCGCCAATCTTTGGCCGAGGCAATGGAGCGAATCGGTTTCGAAGTAATCCTTGCCGCCGATGGGCAGGAGGCTTTTGAAGTGCTAGCGGTCACACCTGTCCACCTTGCCTTGGTTGACGTGCATATGCCTCGGCTGTCGGGCCTGCAGTTAATCGAGCGGCTGCGTGAATCGCAGCTTCAGCTTCCTTGCATTTTGATGTCAGCGGCCCTGGACGAATCGATTCGTCACGAAGCTGCGGCGATGCGAGTCTTTCGGATCATCGGAAAACCTTTCCGGCTTGCTGAAATCGCGAAAACCGTCCAACTGGGTTTGGCGGAACACTACGGCTGGGCTGGCTGA
- a CDS encoding Lnb N-terminal periplasmic domain-containing protein, with protein MGYWKNRIALILFALVPLCAGCSRWTVGERLSRSLPDALRGEPQQNRRWQPQLAVLPYAEMTAEGATIRNVRQCRWKSGTEAVVKHRDWRIRWDDVETTDFIMVPFPDSPYLAHTMFSFGLTGGRQIVVSVEARLEKGESFGAVAGSVRQFELMYVVADEVDVLGLRAEQRRDDVFLYRTVATPEQSVELLRSMLRRANGLAESPEFYDSVVNNCMTNLVDHLNAVKPGMVSASVVGLLPGTSDAFAYELGLLETDLPFEQARQQAAVTLRIRQYIDDPDFSQKIRR; from the coding sequence ATGGGTTATTGGAAAAATCGCATCGCTCTAATTTTGTTCGCGTTGGTACCGCTGTGCGCGGGCTGCTCACGCTGGACGGTTGGTGAGCGTCTAAGCCGCAGCCTTCCAGACGCCCTGAGAGGCGAACCGCAGCAGAATCGCCGCTGGCAGCCTCAGTTGGCTGTTCTTCCGTATGCGGAAATGACTGCAGAGGGGGCGACCATTCGCAACGTTCGCCAGTGTCGCTGGAAATCGGGTACCGAAGCGGTGGTCAAGCACCGTGACTGGAGAATTCGCTGGGACGATGTGGAGACAACCGATTTCATCATGGTTCCGTTTCCTGATTCGCCTTACCTGGCACACACCATGTTCAGTTTCGGCCTAACCGGTGGCCGTCAGATTGTCGTTTCGGTAGAGGCTAGGCTGGAAAAGGGGGAATCGTTCGGAGCCGTTGCAGGATCGGTTCGGCAATTCGAACTGATGTATGTGGTCGCTGACGAGGTCGATGTCCTTGGTCTGCGAGCCGAACAGCGCCGGGACGATGTTTTTTTGTATCGGACGGTCGCCACGCCAGAGCAATCGGTCGAGCTTTTGCGGAGCATGCTTCGCCGAGCGAACGGGCTGGCGGAATCACCGGAATTTTATGACTCGGTCGTCAATAATTGTATGACCAATTTGGTGGATCATCTGAACGCCGTAAAACCGGGAATGGTTTCGGCGTCTGTTGTCGGTCTGCTGCCTGGAACGAGCGACGCCTTTGCCTACGAGCTGGGGCTGTTGGAAACCGATCTGCCGTTCGAGCAAGCTCGTCAACAGGCAGCCGTTACACTGCGAATCCGTCAGTACATCGACGACCCCGATTTCTCGCAAAAAATCCGCCGTTAA